One window of the Acaryochloris sp. CCMEE 5410 genome contains the following:
- a CDS encoding NAD-dependent epimerase/dehydratase family protein, translating to MRILMMGGTRFIGIYLSQILADQGHDVVLFNRGNHAPAVAGLTQIQGDRTDAAQLKSKLAHEKFDAIFDNNGRKLSDTQPLATLFKDQVQHFVYMSSAGVYLKSNQMPHREDDPTDPNSRHLGKAESEADLAAQGLPFTSIRPTYIYGPKNYNDVEAWFFDRIVRQRPIPIPGNGQHMTQLGHVQDLAQAMASVLGNPQAIGQIYNISGDRYVTFDGIAKACALAAGQSPDALRLVHYDPAQFDFGKRKAFPMRLQHFFADIHKACTELGWHPQYDLVSGLKDSFQNDYLAGQRDQADIDFSLDDQILAAAA from the coding sequence ATGCGCATATTAATGATGGGCGGAACCCGGTTTATTGGTATTTACCTCAGCCAGATTTTGGCTGATCAGGGGCACGACGTGGTGTTGTTCAATCGGGGAAACCATGCCCCTGCTGTGGCAGGCTTGACTCAAATTCAGGGCGATCGTACGGATGCGGCTCAGCTCAAATCGAAGCTGGCCCATGAGAAATTTGATGCCATTTTTGATAACAATGGTCGAAAATTATCCGATACTCAACCTTTGGCCACTCTCTTTAAAGATCAGGTTCAACACTTTGTGTATATGAGTTCGGCGGGAGTCTATCTCAAATCGAATCAAATGCCCCATCGGGAAGACGATCCGACGGATCCAAACAGTCGCCATCTCGGTAAAGCAGAATCAGAAGCCGATTTAGCGGCTCAGGGCTTGCCGTTTACTTCGATTCGCCCGACTTATATCTATGGCCCCAAAAACTATAACGATGTAGAAGCTTGGTTCTTTGACCGGATAGTTCGTCAGCGTCCGATTCCGATTCCGGGGAATGGTCAACATATGACCCAACTCGGACATGTTCAAGATTTAGCTCAAGCGATGGCCTCTGTCCTCGGTAATCCTCAAGCAATCGGCCAGATTTATAATATCAGTGGTGATCGCTATGTCACCTTCGATGGTATTGCCAAAGCCTGTGCCTTAGCTGCTGGCCAGTCCCCTGATGCCTTAAGGTTGGTGCATTATGACCCCGCTCAATTTGACTTTGGCAAGCGGAAAGCCTTTCCTATGCGGTTGCAGCACTTCTTTGCTGATATTCATAAGGCTTGCACCGAGCTTGGTTGGCATCCTCAATATGATCTGGTGAGCGGCCTGAAAGATTCGTTTCAAAATGACTATCTGGCTGGTCAACGCGATCAAGCTGACATTGATTTCTCCCTGGATGATCAAATTTTGGCAGCAGCGGCCTAG